The following are encoded in a window of Sphaerisporangium siamense genomic DNA:
- a CDS encoding ABC transporter permease: protein MLWLTWRQHRAQIAVTFGLLAVLGVMLLVTGLQAADYAARHAPPGCPGPAPVCQAVNEALRDWYDPMYMAFGLLPLAGPALVGAFWGAPLLGREYERGTNKLAWTQEVPLGRWLGYKIVTLAGLLVAGGLASAAMISTWTSVFRGAVYGSALSNPGEFNMVGVAPAAWWLFAFAVGTLAGTLFRRTLVAMAVTIAVLMPAFPLVFFAQKDFAEPVRLVTADRDQPIDQGGLFVTENWVDPAGRELTVTPVDVCVASEEVDMRSGRAQLERDRCLLDRGYRMAVYYHPANRFWPFQWTEAAILTAAAAALTSLAIARTSRRRI from the coding sequence ATGCTGTGGCTGACGTGGAGGCAGCACCGGGCGCAGATCGCCGTGACGTTCGGCCTGCTCGCCGTGCTGGGTGTCATGCTCCTGGTCACCGGCCTGCAGGCGGCGGACTACGCGGCACGGCACGCCCCGCCGGGGTGCCCCGGGCCGGCGCCGGTCTGCCAGGCCGTCAACGAGGCGCTGCGCGACTGGTACGACCCGATGTACATGGCCTTCGGGCTGCTCCCCCTGGCCGGGCCCGCGCTGGTCGGCGCGTTCTGGGGCGCGCCGCTGCTGGGACGCGAGTACGAGCGGGGCACCAACAAGCTGGCCTGGACACAGGAGGTCCCGCTCGGGCGCTGGCTCGGGTACAAGATCGTGACCCTCGCCGGTCTGCTCGTCGCCGGCGGCCTGGCGTCCGCGGCGATGATCAGCACGTGGACCTCGGTCTTCCGCGGCGCCGTGTACGGCTCGGCGCTCTCCAACCCGGGAGAGTTCAACATGGTCGGGGTCGCGCCCGCCGCGTGGTGGCTGTTCGCCTTCGCGGTGGGGACGCTCGCGGGCACGCTGTTCCGCCGGACGCTGGTCGCGATGGCCGTGACGATCGCCGTGCTCATGCCGGCGTTCCCGCTCGTGTTCTTCGCGCAGAAGGACTTCGCCGAGCCGGTCCGCCTGGTCACCGCCGACCGGGATCAGCCCATCGACCAGGGCGGCCTGTTCGTGACGGAGAACTGGGTGGACCCGGCGGGCCGCGAGCTCACGGTCACACCGGTCGACGTCTGCGTGGCGTCGGAGGAAGTGGACATGCGCAGCGGCCGGGCGCAACTCGAAAGGGACCGCTGTCTGCTGGACCGCGGCTACCGGATGGCCGTGTACTACCACCCCGCGAACCGTTTCTGGCCCTTCCAGTGGACCGAGGCCGCGATCCTCACCGCGGCGGCCGCGGCCCTCACATCCCTCGCCATCGCCCGCACCTCCCGCCGCCGCATCTGA
- a CDS encoding ABC transporter ATP-binding protein, whose translation MTANGVTAESDAAADGAVALRTSGLGRRYRGVWALRDCSLSIPAGRVVALVGPNGAGKTTLIHMIVGLLTPTEGEVRIFGAATGRDRVAFVAQDKPLYNGFTVAETLRFGRTLNPGWDDAMARRRLADLDIPLRRKVGALSGGQRTQVALTMALAKRPDLLVLDEPLADLDPLARHDVIRGLMAAVAEHGTTVLLSSHVVSDLEGTCDWLVMLNRGRVQVSGDLDDLVASHRLLTGPAEAADDIAARLPVVARTVSGRQASLLVRDPAPPADPRWTSHAIGLNDLIVTYLRDPHAGASRHLSAVPGRVPAE comes from the coding sequence GTGACGGCGAACGGCGTGACGGCGGAAAGCGACGCCGCCGCGGACGGTGCGGTGGCGTTGCGGACGTCCGGGCTGGGCAGGCGGTACAGAGGCGTGTGGGCGCTGCGGGACTGCTCGCTGTCGATCCCGGCGGGCCGGGTGGTCGCGCTGGTCGGGCCGAACGGCGCGGGCAAGACCACGCTCATCCACATGATCGTCGGCCTTCTCACGCCCACCGAGGGAGAGGTGCGGATCTTCGGCGCCGCGACCGGCCGCGACCGGGTGGCCTTCGTGGCGCAGGACAAACCGCTGTACAACGGCTTCACCGTCGCCGAGACCCTGCGGTTCGGCCGCACCCTCAACCCCGGCTGGGACGACGCCATGGCCCGGCGACGACTCGCCGACCTGGACATTCCCCTCCGCCGCAAGGTCGGCGCGCTCTCCGGCGGGCAGCGGACGCAGGTCGCGCTGACGATGGCCCTCGCCAAGCGGCCGGACCTGCTCGTGCTCGACGAGCCGCTCGCCGACCTCGACCCCCTGGCGCGGCACGACGTGATCCGGGGCCTCATGGCGGCGGTCGCCGAGCACGGCACCACCGTGCTGCTCTCGTCCCACGTCGTCTCCGACCTCGAAGGCACCTGCGACTGGCTGGTCATGCTGAACCGGGGCCGGGTCCAGGTGAGCGGCGACCTCGACGACCTCGTGGCGTCGCACCGCCTGCTGACCGGGCCCGCCGAGGCGGCCGACGACATCGCCGCGCGTCTGCCGGTCGTCGCCCGCACCGTGTCCGGACGGCAGGCGAGCCTGCTCGTGCGCGACCCGGCGCCGCCGGCCGACCCGCGCTGGACCTCGCACGCCATCGGGCTGAACGACCTGATCGTCACCTACCTGCGCGACCCGCACGCGGGCGCCTCCCGGCACCTGTCGGCCGTACCCGGCCGGGTACCCGCCGAATGA
- a CDS encoding GntR family transcriptional regulator: MEFHLDRGSGVATYLQLVHQVKHALRLGTLVPGDRLPTAKEVVEKLAINPNTVLKAYRELEREGLVTARPGQGTFVERTLGGASLAEHARLRRDLLRWVRTAREAGLDQEDVQALIASAVGEAFRDHQQEPATRKDEIA; this comes from the coding sequence ATGGAGTTTCACTTGGACCGTGGCTCGGGCGTGGCCACGTACCTGCAGCTCGTCCACCAGGTAAAACACGCCCTGCGCCTCGGGACCCTCGTCCCCGGCGACCGGCTGCCCACGGCCAAGGAGGTCGTGGAGAAGCTCGCGATCAACCCGAACACGGTGCTCAAGGCGTACCGGGAACTGGAGCGCGAGGGGCTCGTGACCGCGCGCCCCGGGCAGGGCACGTTCGTCGAGCGCACCCTCGGCGGCGCGTCACTGGCCGAACACGCCAGGCTCCGCCGCGACCTGCTCCGCTGGGTGCGCACGGCACGCGAGGCCGGCCTGGACCAGGAGGACGTCCAGGCTCTGATCGCCTCGGCGGTCGGCGAGGCGTTCCGCGACCACCAGCAGGAGCCCGCGACCAGGAAGGACGAGATCGCGTGA
- a CDS encoding class I SAM-dependent methyltransferase → MAATPAYDEIADWYEKVFLGGDGTGKERHAGAEEEGHAGARGAGGDALGLGRVLRDLLGPGAGVCLEVGCGTGVHARTVRELGWTPFGIDLSSGMLRYARGRLPVARADAERLPIRDGALPAAIAMMVHTDMPGYATALREVARVLRPGGVFVHVGVHPCFCGGFADRSDPAAVVIHPGYVDGHWTKASWTDQGVRSRVGATHWPLPDLTRMFLDAGLTLERFAETGEPTPIVLAVQARKP, encoded by the coding sequence ATGGCGGCGACACCTGCGTACGACGAGATCGCGGACTGGTACGAGAAGGTCTTCCTCGGCGGCGACGGCACCGGCAAAGAGCGTCACGCCGGGGCCGAGGAAGAGGGACATGCGGGCGCCAGGGGAGCAGGCGGGGACGCGCTGGGCCTGGGCCGGGTCCTCCGAGATCTCCTGGGGCCGGGCGCGGGTGTCTGCCTGGAGGTCGGCTGCGGCACCGGCGTTCATGCGCGCACGGTGCGTGAGCTGGGGTGGACGCCCTTCGGGATCGACCTGTCCTCCGGCATGCTGCGGTACGCGCGGGGCCGCCTGCCGGTGGCCCGCGCGGACGCCGAGCGGCTGCCGATCCGGGACGGCGCGCTTCCGGCCGCCATCGCGATGATGGTCCACACCGACATGCCGGGGTACGCGACCGCACTGCGGGAGGTCGCCCGGGTGTTACGCCCCGGCGGGGTCTTCGTCCACGTGGGCGTCCACCCCTGCTTCTGCGGCGGCTTCGCCGACCGGAGCGACCCCGCCGCGGTCGTGATCCACCCCGGCTACGTCGACGGCCATTGGACGAAAGCCTCGTGGACCGACCAGGGGGTGCGGAGCAGGGTCGGCGCCACGCACTGGCCGCTGCCCGACCTGACGCGCATGTTCCTCGACGCCGGCCTGACCCTCGAACGCTTCGCCGAGACGGGCGAGCCGACCCCGATCGTGCTCGCCGTCCAGGCGCGCAAGCCGTGA
- a CDS encoding SDR family NAD(P)-dependent oxidoreductase, whose product MRGGTVLVTGSTGGIGKETARGLVALGARLLLVGRDPARARQAADELGAGGGRVEAIAADVTRLDEAAKVAAWAASRCDRLDVLVNNVGASPPRRTLTADGVEVTFAAHVLAPFTLTHLLLPLLGGRVVNITGGIPGGPIDPGNLQAERRYLGWTFSQYNHTKTMLMAMSLRFAEKVAGSGVTVNVAYPGHGHTPMNRAMTMAGFPYVYRPLVPLLRVAAPRLFGDLAKPARSSVYLASSAEVDGVNGAYFSMKCRRTAWPAGALDPHGQDAVWALCERLSGAVV is encoded by the coding sequence ATGCGAGGCGGAACCGTTCTGGTCACCGGCAGCACCGGCGGAATCGGCAAGGAGACGGCGCGCGGGCTGGTCGCGCTCGGCGCCAGGCTGCTCCTCGTCGGCCGCGACCCGGCACGGGCACGACAGGCGGCCGACGAGCTCGGGGCGGGCGGCGGCCGGGTGGAGGCCATCGCCGCGGACGTCACCCGTCTGGACGAGGCGGCCAAGGTGGCCGCGTGGGCCGCGAGCCGTTGCGACCGGCTGGACGTGCTGGTCAACAACGTCGGGGCGAGCCCGCCGCGCCGTACGCTCACCGCCGACGGCGTGGAGGTCACGTTCGCCGCCCATGTGCTGGCGCCGTTCACGCTCACCCACCTGCTGCTGCCCCTGCTCGGCGGCCGGGTGGTGAACATCACCGGCGGCATCCCCGGCGGGCCGATCGACCCCGGCAACCTGCAGGCGGAGCGGCGGTACCTGGGCTGGACGTTCAGCCAGTACAACCACACCAAGACCATGCTGATGGCGATGAGCCTGCGCTTCGCCGAGAAGGTGGCAGGCAGCGGCGTCACGGTCAACGTCGCCTACCCCGGGCACGGCCACACGCCGATGAACCGGGCGATGACGATGGCCGGATTCCCTTACGTCTACCGGCCGCTGGTACCGCTGCTGCGGGTCGCCGCGCCACGGCTCTTCGGCGATCTGGCGAAGCCCGCGCGCTCCAGCGTGTACCTGGCCTCCAGCGCGGAGGTGGACGGCGTGAACGGCGCCTACTTCAGCATGAAATGCCGCCGCACGGCCTGGCCCGCCGGCGCGCTCGACCCGCACGGCCAGGACGCGGTCTGGGCCCTGTGCGAGCGCCTGTCCGGCGCGGTCGTCTGA
- a CDS encoding TetR family transcriptional regulator: protein MEGLRDRTRRAVRAEIAGRALQLFAERGFDATTVDDIAHAAGMSKRSFFRYFPTKEDAVFGEVEAMGEQVAEEIATRPPEEGPWECLHAVLRGWEARITAQVEGMRLIESTPALRARLLHKRDEARARIIGALTDRGIPPLEADLAAAAAGAALDVVAREWVRAGGSTDRLALVDQAFAMLRPAFLS from the coding sequence ATGGAGGGTTTGCGGGATCGCACCAGGCGCGCCGTACGCGCCGAAATCGCCGGACGGGCGCTCCAGCTCTTCGCCGAGCGCGGCTTCGACGCGACGACGGTCGACGACATCGCCCACGCGGCCGGCATGTCCAAACGCAGCTTCTTCCGCTACTTCCCGACCAAGGAGGACGCCGTCTTCGGCGAGGTGGAGGCGATGGGGGAGCAGGTCGCCGAGGAGATCGCCACGCGTCCGCCCGAGGAGGGTCCCTGGGAGTGCCTGCACGCCGTGCTGCGCGGCTGGGAGGCGCGGATCACCGCGCAGGTGGAGGGGATGCGGCTCATCGAGTCCACCCCCGCGCTGCGGGCCAGGCTGCTCCACAAGCGCGACGAGGCCCGTGCCCGCATCATCGGGGCGCTGACCGACCGCGGCATACCCCCGCTGGAGGCCGACCTCGCCGCCGCGGCGGCGGGGGCGGCCCTGGACGTGGTGGCACGCGAGTGGGTCCGCGCCGGGGGGTCCACCGACCGGCTCGCCCTGGTGGACCAGGCCTTCGCCATGCTCCGCCCGGCCTTCCTGAGCTGA
- a CDS encoding FAD-dependent oxidoreductase → MSVESTGVLVCGGGPAGMMLGLLLARAGVAVTVLEKHGDFLRDFRGDTVHPATIRLLDELGLGEGFRALPQSHLGGLSLPAPDGSLVPLSDFAALPPPYNYIAMVPQWDLLSFLAEAAGKEPGFSLRMNTEATALVREGEKVVGVRYRTADGGEGEIRAELTVGCDGRHSTLRADAGLVPREFPVPFDVWWFRLPRPPQDGDGPAAITPVARGTEALIALAREGYLQVAYFTAKGSDPRLRAEGIERFRERVARLRPDFADRVDELKSMDDVFVLDVKLNRLKRWHLDGLLLIGDAAHAMSPAGGVGINLAIQDAVAAATILAGPLRRHAVTVADLAAVQARRRRPTVIVQTGQRLLQRFMFGDQFTGKRSGPPKALLLLGRMFPRFRTIPARFIGFGPRPEHAPAFARRIP, encoded by the coding sequence ATGAGTGTGGAGAGCACTGGTGTTCTGGTGTGTGGCGGTGGGCCCGCGGGGATGATGCTGGGGCTGCTGCTGGCGCGGGCGGGGGTGGCGGTTACCGTGCTGGAGAAGCATGGTGACTTTCTGCGGGACTTTCGCGGGGACACCGTTCACCCGGCCACGATCCGGCTGCTGGACGAGCTGGGGCTGGGGGAGGGCTTCCGGGCGCTGCCGCAGAGCCATCTCGGAGGGCTGTCGCTGCCCGCGCCGGACGGGAGTCTGGTCCCGCTGAGCGACTTCGCCGCGCTGCCGCCGCCGTACAACTACATCGCGATGGTGCCGCAGTGGGACCTGCTGTCCTTTCTCGCCGAGGCCGCCGGCAAGGAGCCCGGGTTCTCGCTTCGCATGAACACCGAGGCCACCGCGCTGGTCAGAGAGGGCGAGAAGGTCGTCGGGGTCAGGTACCGCACGGCGGACGGCGGCGAGGGCGAGATCCGCGCCGAGCTGACGGTCGGGTGCGACGGCAGGCACTCCACCCTGCGCGCGGACGCGGGCCTGGTGCCGCGGGAGTTCCCCGTGCCGTTCGACGTGTGGTGGTTCCGCCTGCCCCGCCCCCCTCAGGACGGGGACGGGCCCGCCGCCATCACCCCGGTGGCCCGGGGCACGGAGGCCCTGATCGCGCTGGCCCGCGAGGGCTACCTCCAGGTGGCGTACTTCACCGCCAAAGGCTCCGACCCGCGGCTGCGCGCCGAGGGCATCGAACGGTTCCGCGAGCGCGTCGCGCGCCTGCGTCCCGACTTCGCCGACCGGGTGGACGAGTTGAAGAGCATGGACGACGTCTTCGTGCTCGACGTCAAGCTGAACCGGCTCAAGCGCTGGCACCTCGACGGGCTGCTGCTCATCGGCGACGCCGCGCACGCCATGTCCCCCGCGGGCGGGGTCGGCATCAACCTGGCCATCCAGGACGCGGTGGCCGCCGCGACCATCCTGGCCGGGCCGCTGCGGCGGCACGCCGTCACCGTCGCCGACCTGGCCGCCGTGCAGGCGCGCAGGCGGCGGCCCACCGTCATCGTCCAGACCGGCCAGCGGCTGCTGCAGCGGTTCATGTTCGGGGACCAGTTCACGGGCAAGCGCTCGGGACCGCCCAAGGCTCTACTGCTCCTCGGCCGCATGTTCCCCCGATTCCGCACGATCCCCGCCCGCTTCATCGGCTTCGGCCCCCGCCCGGAACACGCCCCCGCCTTCGCCCGCAGAATCCCGTAG
- a CDS encoding PIN domain-containing protein — MSTTSSQKGSSKATMLVLDTSGLWAAIDADQRHHEATKRALLRDPGPYLLSPFVLAEIDYLLLTRQGIDRECDLLRDVAAGAYELVTVTNEDVGRVLTVVEQYRDLAAEVTDASVALLAARYQTTRVLTLDQRHFRPMKPLWGDTFTILPADDKN; from the coding sequence GTGTCGACGACATCCTCGCAGAAGGGTTCGAGCAAGGCGACGATGCTCGTCCTTGACACCAGCGGTCTATGGGCGGCGATCGATGCGGACCAACGACACCACGAGGCGACGAAACGGGCGCTGCTCAGAGATCCAGGCCCTTACCTGCTCTCACCGTTCGTGCTCGCGGAAATCGACTACCTGCTCTTGACGCGGCAGGGCATCGACCGTGAGTGCGATCTGCTGCGCGACGTCGCCGCGGGCGCCTATGAACTGGTCACGGTGACCAACGAAGACGTCGGCCGCGTCCTCACCGTCGTGGAGCAGTACCGCGACCTCGCCGCGGAAGTGACGGACGCGTCCGTGGCGCTCCTGGCGGCGAGGTACCAGACCACGCGAGTGCTCACGCTCGACCAGCGACACTTCCGGCCGATGAAGCCGCTATGGGGAGACACGTTCACGATCCTCCCGGCCGACGACAAGAACTGA
- a CDS encoding type III PLP-dependent enzyme: MTVPGPRQETAGTADVIVPDGVRERALRLADALPAYVYDLAALDSHAATVRRALPGIELYYAVKANPDPALLHVLAPYADGFEVSSIGEVAHVRSVLPDARLAFGGPGKTDAELALDVHRLHVESPGELRRLIDMDVPADALLRVNLDVPVHGASLAMGGGATPFGMDPDGVLECLRLTDAQSLGPTGDHNHAKSLRPVDGQNRVESLRPTGGQNRVESLRPTGGQNRVRLRGVHAHLASGLDAPALLGLAEAVLAFGRGLEATEINLGGGMAVSYDAPDKLFDWQRYGLGLNALRAPGETLRIEPGRALTAYCGWYLTRVLDVKRVHGEVFAVLTGGTHHLRTPVAKGHDHPFAVLPTGRPGTGITDEPVTLAGQLCTPKDVFARRVVTSVNTGDIIAFAMAGAYAWTISHHDFLMHPKPAFHYLT, from the coding sequence GTGACCGTCCCAGGCCCGCGCCAGGAGACCGCGGGCACAGCGGACGTGATCGTCCCGGACGGCGTCCGCGAGCGGGCCCTGCGGCTGGCCGACGCGCTGCCCGCCTACGTCTACGACCTCGCCGCGCTGGACTCCCACGCCGCGACGGTACGGCGGGCGCTGCCCGGCATCGAGCTGTACTACGCGGTCAAGGCCAACCCGGACCCGGCGCTGCTGCACGTCCTGGCCCCGTACGCGGACGGCTTCGAGGTGTCCTCCATCGGCGAGGTCGCCCACGTGCGGTCCGTCCTCCCGGACGCCCGCCTCGCCTTCGGCGGACCGGGCAAGACCGACGCCGAGCTGGCCCTGGACGTCCACCGCCTCCACGTCGAGAGCCCCGGCGAGCTGCGCCGCCTCATCGACATGGACGTACCGGCGGACGCCCTGCTCCGGGTCAACCTCGACGTGCCGGTCCACGGCGCGTCCCTGGCCATGGGCGGCGGCGCCACCCCCTTCGGCATGGACCCCGACGGCGTTCTGGAATGCCTGCGCCTCACGGACGCGCAGTCCCTGGGACCCACCGGCGACCACAACCACGCGAAGTCCCTGCGACCCGTCGACGGCCAGAACCGCGTGGAGTCCCTGCGGCCCACCGGCGGCCAGAACCGCGTGGAGTCTCTACGGCCCACCGGCGGCCAGAACCGCGTGCGGCTGCGCGGCGTTCACGCCCACCTGGCCAGCGGCCTGGACGCCCCCGCGCTGCTCGGCCTGGCCGAGGCCGTCCTCGCGTTCGGCCGCGGGCTGGAGGCCACCGAGATCAACCTCGGCGGTGGCATGGCCGTGTCCTACGACGCTCCGGACAAGCTCTTCGACTGGCAGCGGTACGGCCTCGGCCTCAACGCCCTGCGCGCCCCGGGCGAGACGCTGCGCATCGAGCCCGGCCGGGCCCTGACCGCCTACTGCGGCTGGTACCTCACCCGGGTGCTCGACGTGAAGCGCGTCCACGGCGAGGTGTTCGCCGTCCTCACCGGCGGCACCCACCACCTGCGCACCCCCGTCGCCAAGGGCCACGACCACCCCTTCGCCGTCCTGCCCACGGGCCGCCCCGGCACCGGCATAACCGACGAACCGGTCACCCTCGCCGGCCAGCTCTGCACCCCCAAGGACGTCTTCGCCCGCCGCGTCGTCACATCCGTCAACACCGGCGACATCATCGCCTTCGCCATGGCCGGCGCCTACGCCTGGACCATCTCCCACCACGACTTCCTCATGCACCCCAAACCGGCCTTCCACTACCTGACATGA
- a CDS encoding IucA/IucC family protein, whose product MNRATLDSPAGRAADDGASADPGEVAERASVAALLRCCLREVAGPRGQVWAAGPYLTLRLAGHLLRVPTSGGPALRFDGPAERLDQGAWHPLSLDRLVRLVETELGAGAAASVNDEFAGQVAGSRDVIAALLRARRTAVPPGDAWLASEQALVFGHPFHPSPKAREGAGWERYAPEAHAAFPLRLLGVREDVVASGGEPGVLDALGEAPDGYVLLPAHPWQLRLLGARTADALADGRLVDLGDAPGRAVPTSSVRTVYEPRIGICLKFSLDVRITNCVRKNAWYELTAAAELTRRLEPVFGDLASRFPGTRWLAEPGYRSAALGTRLLEGLGVIVRRGPWEVTGPGVTPVLAGALAIPGYGARATSPKRDDGVGRVAEAMARDPAGWWGDYVEQVAVPVLDAYFRHGVVLEPHLQNVLVGISPEGMPVEAIFRDLEGTKLVTGRHDVSGLPDPAARAACYDATRGWNRVVYCVMVNHLPEIAATVAVTAARAAAPARTEVPMVADELLRELWAQARSRLARYSAEHGRPLPLSDLLAGAPLPAKANLTARWARSADRDAGYVPIANPFAGVPA is encoded by the coding sequence ATGAACCGCGCCACGCTGGACTCCCCCGCCGGGCGCGCCGCGGACGACGGAGCGTCCGCCGACCCCGGCGAGGTGGCCGAGCGGGCCTCGGTCGCCGCGCTGCTGCGGTGCTGCCTGCGCGAGGTCGCGGGGCCGCGCGGCCAGGTGTGGGCGGCGGGGCCGTACCTCACGCTGCGCCTGGCCGGGCACCTGCTCCGCGTCCCCACCTCCGGCGGGCCCGCGCTGCGCTTCGACGGGCCGGCCGAGCGCCTCGACCAGGGGGCGTGGCATCCGTTGTCCCTGGACCGGCTGGTCCGGCTCGTCGAGACCGAGCTGGGCGCGGGGGCCGCGGCGTCGGTCAACGACGAGTTCGCCGGGCAGGTGGCCGGGAGCAGGGACGTCATCGCGGCGCTGCTGCGGGCGCGGCGGACGGCCGTGCCGCCGGGCGACGCGTGGCTGGCCTCGGAGCAGGCCCTGGTGTTCGGGCACCCGTTCCACCCCTCCCCCAAGGCGCGGGAGGGCGCGGGGTGGGAGCGGTACGCGCCCGAGGCGCACGCGGCGTTCCCGCTGCGGCTGCTCGGGGTGCGCGAGGACGTGGTGGCGTCCGGCGGCGAACCGGGCGTCCTGGACGCGCTGGGCGAGGCGCCGGACGGGTACGTGCTCCTGCCCGCCCACCCGTGGCAGCTCCGCCTGCTCGGCGCGCGGACGGCGGACGCCCTCGCGGACGGGCGGCTCGTGGACCTCGGGGACGCGCCGGGACGGGCGGTCCCCACCTCGTCGGTGCGCACGGTGTACGAGCCTCGTATCGGCATATGCCTGAAGTTCAGCCTCGATGTGCGGATCACCAACTGCGTGCGGAAGAACGCCTGGTACGAGCTGACCGCCGCCGCCGAGCTGACCCGGCGCCTGGAACCCGTCTTCGGCGACCTCGCGTCGCGCTTCCCGGGCACGCGGTGGCTCGCCGAGCCCGGCTACCGGTCGGCGGCGCTCGGGACGCGCCTGCTCGAAGGGCTGGGGGTGATCGTCCGCCGCGGCCCCTGGGAGGTCACCGGGCCCGGCGTGACGCCCGTCCTGGCCGGAGCGCTCGCCATCCCCGGCTACGGCGCCCGCGCCACCTCCCCCAAGCGGGACGACGGGGTGGGGCGAGTGGCGGAGGCCATGGCGCGGGATCCGGCCGGGTGGTGGGGGGATTATGTCGAACAGGTGGCGGTGCCCGTTCTCGACGCCTACTTCCGGCACGGCGTCGTGCTGGAGCCCCACCTTCAGAACGTGCTCGTGGGGATCTCCCCGGAGGGCATGCCGGTTGAGGCGATATTTCGTGATCTGGAGGGGACGAAACTGGTCACCGGACGCCACGACGTCTCCGGCCTGCCCGATCCGGCCGCGCGGGCCGCGTGCTATGACGCCACGCGCGGCTGGAACCGCGTGGTCTACTGCGTCATGGTGAACCATCTTCCCGAGATCGCGGCCACGGTCGCCGTCACGGCGGCACGGGCGGCCGCGCCGGCCCGTACGGAGGTCCCCATGGTCGCGGACGAACTGCTGCGGGAGCTGTGGGCGCAGGCCCGCTCCCGGCTGGCCCGCTACTCCGCGGAGCACGGGCGTCCACTCCCCCTGTCGGACCTGCTGGCCGGCGCCCCGCTGCCCGCCAAGGCCAACCTCACCGCCCGCTGGGCCCGCTCCGCCGACCGCGACGCCGGGTACGTCCCCATAGCCAACCCCTTCGCGGGGGTACCGGCGTGA